One Azoarcus sp. DN11 DNA segment encodes these proteins:
- a CDS encoding lactoylglutathione lyase, with protein sequence MFDLLLSADMMLPDPDDMAARLVNKLGVHGHPNWRQAFDDHPYVAHFLRVHKSLAVSPTRLEPQWHLDRENPGDPMFHEFLESLKDYQGRHRPMLTHSVVLALQGPKFDAFVDKLMRRGLPFRMAQRTPDMPFDRLWLGATPERPRYTPVVDGGLCIEVMPTEPLQMPSETFAAEPMQPRDPKPGDMVRVSARGFLVRDLDETLRCCSTNLDWEPSGEVEALHREGYRRATMPFTVANSASLDVIQPSRWNSDAGLYLNNWGPGLYYIRIAVSGLKAKAEDLRARGTRFQWIEESEAVGGGAMIRIDPSEMRGQLIEFEEV encoded by the coding sequence ATGTTCGACCTCTTGCTGAGTGCCGACATGATGCTGCCTGATCCCGACGACATGGCTGCGCGGCTGGTGAACAAGCTCGGCGTGCATGGCCATCCAAACTGGCGTCAGGCGTTCGACGATCATCCCTACGTCGCGCATTTCCTGCGCGTGCACAAGTCGCTGGCGGTGTCTCCGACCCGGCTCGAGCCGCAATGGCATCTGGATCGCGAGAACCCCGGCGACCCGATGTTCCACGAGTTCCTCGAAAGCCTGAAGGACTACCAGGGACGCCATCGTCCGATGCTCACGCACTCGGTCGTGCTCGCGCTGCAAGGGCCGAAATTCGACGCCTTTGTCGACAAGCTGATGCGGCGTGGGTTGCCGTTCCGGATGGCCCAGCGCACGCCGGACATGCCGTTCGACCGGTTGTGGCTCGGCGCGACGCCAGAGCGGCCGCGTTACACCCCGGTGGTGGATGGTGGCCTGTGCATCGAGGTGATGCCGACCGAACCGCTGCAGATGCCGTCCGAGACATTCGCCGCGGAACCCATGCAGCCGCGCGACCCGAAGCCGGGCGACATGGTGCGCGTCAGTGCGCGCGGATTCCTTGTCCGCGATCTGGACGAGACGCTGCGCTGCTGTTCGACGAATCTCGACTGGGAGCCGAGCGGCGAAGTCGAAGCGCTGCATCGCGAGGGATACCGCCGCGCGACGATGCCCTTTACCGTGGCCAACAGCGCCAGCCTTGACGTGATCCAGCCCAGCCGCTGGAACAGCGACGCGGGCCTGTACCTGAACAACTGGGGGCCGGGGCTTTACTACATTCGCATCGCGGTGAGCGGCCTCAAGGCCAAGGCCGAGGACTTGCGCGCGCGCGGGACCCGTTTCCAATGGATCGAGGAGTCCGAAGCCGTCGGCGGCGGCGCGATGATCCGGATCGATCCGAGCGAGATGCGCGGGCAGCTCATCGAGTTCGAGGAGGTCTGA
- a CDS encoding enoyl-CoA hydratase/isomerase family protein, which produces MAVPLNDAVAVERQGSIGWVVLTRPAQINAINDDIRTGVPQALQDLEADPAIHVIVIRGDGPRGFCAGADIKELRGPETSIEVRRRMQGARWVEAFDAAEKPTIAAIHGYCMGGGMELALACDIRFATPDAVFSLPETALGLIPGGGGTQRLPRVVGPGRAMDLLLTGDRLSADEAKAIGLVTRVASAPDKLVEEVRAFAMRIASRAPAATLCVKRAARAALDVDLKKGLDLELDLFALLKPSDDAREAATAFREKREPRFTGR; this is translated from the coding sequence ATGGCGGTCCCGCTCAACGACGCCGTGGCCGTGGAGCGTCAGGGCAGTATCGGCTGGGTCGTGCTGACCCGCCCGGCCCAGATCAATGCGATCAACGACGACATTCGCACCGGCGTTCCGCAGGCTCTGCAGGATCTCGAGGCAGACCCGGCGATCCACGTGATCGTCATTCGCGGGGATGGCCCGCGGGGTTTCTGCGCGGGCGCCGACATCAAGGAACTGCGTGGCCCGGAGACCTCGATCGAAGTGCGCCGGCGCATGCAGGGCGCGCGCTGGGTCGAGGCGTTCGATGCCGCGGAGAAACCCACGATTGCGGCCATTCATGGCTATTGCATGGGAGGGGGCATGGAGCTCGCGCTCGCTTGCGACATCCGCTTTGCCACGCCCGATGCGGTTTTCAGTCTGCCTGAGACTGCCCTGGGCCTGATTCCCGGCGGGGGAGGGACCCAGCGGTTGCCGCGCGTGGTCGGTCCGGGCCGGGCGATGGACCTGCTGCTCACCGGTGACCGCCTGAGCGCCGATGAAGCGAAGGCGATCGGCCTGGTCACCCGGGTGGCGAGCGCGCCGGACAAGCTGGTGGAAGAGGTGCGCGCGTTCGCGATGCGCATCGCCTCGCGCGCGCCGGCGGCGACGCTGTGCGTGAAGCGCGCTGCGCGTGCCGCACTGGACGTCGACCTCAAGAAGGGCCTGGACCTCGAGCTGGATCTTTTTGCACTGCTCAAACCCAGCGACGACGCGAGGGAGGCGGCGACCGCCTTTCGCGAAAAGCGCGAACCGCGCTTCACCGGTCGCTAA
- a CDS encoding SDR family oxidoreductase, which produces MSERKLDGRVAIVTGAAGGLGAESARVLAMHGASVAITDIDLDGARKVAAEIESGGGHAIAVRADVSSEADVAAMVAAVVNRFGRVDVLYSNAAILSVEQRQRDRDVANMDVEAWDCAMAVNLRGAMLCAKYAIREMLKQKKGSLIFATSGLGAQGDLSLSAYAASKAALMMLSKSIATQYGKEGIRSNALQIGLAPAENAHGSMPPAVIQIIRDNHLTPDVGTPRQIADVVAFLASDESSFVTGTTLVADGGFSCHTPSLVAMKALFAQTGAKSM; this is translated from the coding sequence ATGAGCGAGCGAAAACTGGATGGCCGTGTCGCGATCGTGACCGGTGCGGCCGGCGGCCTCGGCGCCGAATCGGCCCGCGTGCTGGCGATGCACGGTGCGAGTGTGGCAATCACGGACATCGACCTCGACGGCGCACGCAAGGTTGCCGCCGAGATCGAGTCGGGCGGTGGGCACGCGATTGCAGTGCGGGCAGACGTCTCGTCCGAGGCGGACGTCGCGGCGATGGTCGCGGCGGTGGTGAACCGCTTCGGGCGAGTGGACGTCCTGTACAGCAATGCGGCGATCCTAAGCGTCGAGCAACGCCAGCGCGACCGCGACGTTGCCAACATGGACGTCGAGGCGTGGGATTGCGCGATGGCGGTGAATCTGCGCGGTGCGATGCTGTGTGCCAAGTATGCGATTCGCGAGATGCTCAAGCAGAAGAAAGGCTCCCTGATCTTCGCGACCTCCGGACTCGGCGCCCAAGGCGACCTGTCGCTGTCGGCCTACGCCGCCTCGAAGGCGGCGCTGATGATGCTCAGCAAGTCGATTGCGACCCAGTACGGCAAGGAGGGCATCCGCTCCAACGCGCTGCAGATCGGACTCGCGCCAGCAGAGAATGCCCATGGGAGCATGCCGCCGGCCGTGATCCAGATCATCCGCGACAACCACCTCACGCCCGATGTCGGCACCCCGCGTCAGATCGCCGACGTGGTGGCCTTCCTCGCGTCCGACGAGTCGTCCTTCGTAACCGGCACGACGCTGGTCGCCGATGGCGGTTTCTCATGCCACACGCCCTCGCTTGTCGCGATGAAGGCTCTCTTCGCGCAGACCGGCGCGAAGAGTATGTAA
- a CDS encoding DUF1329 domain-containing protein codes for MKMRNFVWAAAAVLSSQAMAAVTAEDAKQLGATLTKYGAIQAGNKEGTIPEYTGGLTKAPADFKPDSGFWADPFKDEKPLLRIDGKNYQQHADKLSEGQKELLKKYPSFYMDIYPSHRTASYPAKILNNTVRNATTCNTAKNGLSVEDACRGGLPFPIPKTGYEVMWNQQLRYKADTTTKSSRSWVVDSNGKVVMAAQQKTMEETPYYHDDLDGRDAKLYWRTYSVTQAPIRKAGEATGLSDFLDPTEKPRRAWSYTPGQRRIKLAPEFAYDTPVASMGGVTLFDELFVFSGQMDRFEFKLVGKKEMYIPYNAYKLYFGCGVEEQFMDKHPNPACWRWELHRVWVVEATLKPGVRHVYAKRMYYLDEDTYGAGLYDAFDQSGQLYRSIFNSMVQLYDVQAPYTVKNVVYDFNKGMYALVNDGLVGGYGVLKAPMANRELNPEAIVAQETAR; via the coding sequence ATGAAGATGCGCAATTTCGTATGGGCCGCCGCGGCGGTCCTCTCGAGCCAAGCGATGGCGGCGGTTACAGCAGAAGACGCGAAACAGCTCGGTGCGACGCTAACCAAGTACGGCGCGATCCAGGCGGGCAACAAGGAAGGGACGATCCCGGAATACACCGGGGGGCTGACCAAGGCTCCGGCCGACTTCAAGCCCGACAGCGGTTTCTGGGCCGATCCGTTCAAGGACGAGAAGCCCTTGCTCCGGATTGACGGCAAGAACTATCAGCAGCACGCAGACAAGCTGTCGGAAGGGCAGAAGGAGCTCTTGAAGAAGTACCCGAGCTTCTATATGGATATCTATCCGTCGCACCGTACGGCGTCTTATCCCGCCAAGATCCTGAACAACACGGTGCGCAATGCGACGACGTGCAATACCGCCAAGAACGGGCTCTCCGTCGAGGATGCATGTCGGGGTGGTCTGCCGTTCCCGATTCCCAAGACCGGCTACGAGGTGATGTGGAATCAGCAGCTTCGCTACAAGGCCGATACGACCACCAAGTCGTCGCGCTCGTGGGTCGTGGACTCCAACGGCAAGGTGGTCATGGCGGCGCAGCAGAAAACGATGGAAGAGACGCCCTACTACCATGACGACCTGGACGGCCGCGACGCAAAGCTCTACTGGCGCACCTACTCGGTAACGCAGGCGCCGATCCGGAAGGCCGGCGAGGCGACCGGCCTCTCGGACTTCCTCGATCCGACCGAGAAGCCACGCCGCGCGTGGAGCTACACGCCGGGTCAGCGCCGCATCAAGCTTGCCCCGGAGTTCGCCTACGACACACCGGTCGCGAGCATGGGCGGCGTCACGCTGTTCGACGAGCTCTTCGTATTCTCGGGACAGATGGACCGTTTCGAATTCAAGCTGGTCGGCAAGAAGGAGATGTACATCCCCTATAACGCCTACAAGCTTTATTTCGGTTGCGGCGTCGAAGAGCAGTTCATGGACAAGCACCCGAATCCGGCCTGCTGGCGTTGGGAGCTTCACCGCGTCTGGGTCGTGGAAGCGACGCTGAAGCCGGGCGTCCGCCATGTGTACGCCAAGCGCATGTACTACTTGGACGAGGACACTTACGGCGCAGGCCTGTACGACGCGTTCGACCAGAGCGGCCAGTTGTATCGCTCGATCTTCAACTCGATGGTTCAGCTGTACGACGTCCAGGCGCCCTACACCGTGAAGAACGTGGTGTATGACTTCAACAAGGGCATGTACGCGCTGGTGAACGACGGCCTGGTGGGCGGTTATGGCGTCCTGAAGGCGCCGATGGCCAACCGCGAACTCAACCCCGAGGCAATCGTCGCGCAGGAAACCGCGCGCTGA
- a CDS encoding MMPL family transporter produces the protein MAGHSEQRVMPVIRDLKDFDLGSGSVLERIIFNNRIVVLLACLVATLVLGFAATRIEVNANFERMIPLGSPYIKNYLDNKSELPGLGNTIRVVVENKSGDVFDPGYLDVLKKVNDDLYLIPGVDRSWMKSIWMPIVRWREVTEDGITGGAVMPASFDGSANEIAKLRENIGKAGIVGRLVANDMKSSMIVAPLLEIHPKTGEALNYGEFADALEAKIRTYESDKVGIHIVGFAKIVGDLIAGLREVMMFFAVSVVIAAFFVYLYTRCVRSTMLLVTVAVIGVVWLLGLMQLLGYELDPYSILVPFLIFAIGLSHGAQKMNGIIQDIGRGTHKYVASRYTFRRLFMAGLTALLANIVGFAVLIIIDIPVIRDLALTTSVGVSVLIFTKLFLIPVALSYLGVSESAIRHATADDMKAGGRRSLPGRIWHGLDQLTERRWAIPVIAIAAVVTVVSAIVMQDLRIGDLDAGAPELRPESRYNRDNAYITEHYGLSSDQFVVIMKTGDEGCRLYSSLQKMDGLAQLLRQDPAVQTTTSLAETVRFVTSAMFEGSGKWLTISRNQSITDGSVSAAVIATPDITNQSCSVSPLVAYLKDHKADTVGRILQTAEAYAAANNTAPDAKEPVQFLLAAGSAGIEAATNIEVQKSIVTMYLAVYGATALLCLITFRSVRATIVALIPLVITTILCKALMVWLGIGLKVATLPVIAVGVGVGVDYALYLLSVQIAVQRRGGSLRDAYRKSLDFTGKVVALVGLTMAAGVITWAWSPIKFQADMGILLTFMFLWNMLGALILIPALSHFMLNPREPSGARGTLLRAAA, from the coding sequence ATGGCAGGCCACAGCGAACAAAGAGTGATGCCGGTGATTCGGGACCTGAAGGACTTCGATCTCGGTTCCGGTAGCGTGCTCGAGCGCATCATCTTCAACAATCGCATCGTCGTGCTCCTGGCATGCCTTGTGGCGACTCTCGTACTCGGCTTCGCCGCGACGCGCATCGAGGTCAATGCGAATTTCGAGCGGATGATTCCGCTCGGCAGCCCGTACATCAAGAATTACCTGGATAACAAAAGCGAGTTGCCGGGCCTGGGCAACACGATCAGGGTCGTCGTGGAGAACAAGTCGGGGGACGTCTTCGACCCCGGGTACCTCGACGTGCTGAAGAAAGTCAATGATGACCTTTACCTGATTCCCGGCGTCGATCGTTCGTGGATGAAGTCGATCTGGATGCCGATCGTCCGCTGGCGGGAGGTGACCGAAGACGGCATCACCGGCGGTGCGGTCATGCCCGCGAGCTTCGACGGTAGCGCAAACGAGATCGCGAAACTGCGCGAGAACATCGGCAAGGCGGGCATCGTCGGCAGACTCGTCGCGAACGATATGAAGTCGAGCATGATCGTGGCGCCGCTGCTGGAGATCCATCCGAAAACCGGTGAAGCGCTGAATTACGGCGAGTTTGCGGACGCCCTCGAAGCGAAGATCCGCACCTACGAGAGTGACAAGGTCGGCATCCACATCGTCGGTTTCGCGAAGATCGTCGGCGATCTGATCGCGGGCCTGCGCGAGGTGATGATGTTCTTCGCGGTGTCAGTCGTCATTGCCGCGTTCTTCGTCTATCTCTACACCCGCTGCGTGCGCAGCACGATGCTTCTTGTGACGGTCGCCGTGATCGGCGTGGTGTGGCTGCTCGGGCTGATGCAGTTGCTCGGGTATGAGCTCGATCCGTATTCGATCCTGGTGCCTTTCCTGATCTTCGCCATCGGGCTGTCGCACGGCGCGCAGAAGATGAACGGCATCATCCAGGATATTGGCCGCGGCACCCACAAGTACGTCGCGTCACGCTACACCTTCCGGCGCCTGTTCATGGCCGGTCTCACGGCACTGCTGGCGAACATCGTCGGCTTTGCTGTACTGATCATCATCGACATCCCGGTTATCCGCGATCTGGCCCTGACAACCAGCGTCGGCGTTTCGGTCCTGATCTTCACGAAGCTTTTCCTCATCCCGGTCGCACTCTCCTATCTCGGCGTGAGCGAATCGGCCATCCGGCATGCCACGGCGGACGACATGAAGGCGGGCGGGCGGCGTTCGTTGCCGGGGCGGATCTGGCACGGTTTGGACCAACTCACCGAGCGGAGGTGGGCGATTCCGGTCATCGCCATTGCCGCGGTCGTGACCGTCGTCTCTGCAATCGTCATGCAGGACCTTCGCATCGGAGATCTGGATGCCGGGGCGCCCGAACTTCGGCCCGAGTCGCGCTACAACCGCGACAACGCATACATCACGGAACACTACGGGCTCTCCAGCGACCAGTTCGTGGTCATCATGAAGACCGGCGACGAGGGCTGTCGTCTGTATTCGAGCCTGCAGAAGATGGACGGGCTGGCACAACTGCTGCGGCAGGATCCGGCGGTCCAGACGACGACCTCACTGGCCGAAACGGTGCGTTTCGTGACCTCGGCGATGTTCGAGGGCAGTGGCAAGTGGCTCACGATCAGCCGTAACCAGTCGATCACCGACGGCTCCGTGTCGGCAGCCGTGATCGCGACGCCGGACATCACGAACCAGAGTTGCTCCGTGTCGCCCCTGGTCGCCTACCTGAAGGACCACAAGGCGGATACCGTGGGACGCATCCTGCAGACTGCGGAAGCGTACGCGGCTGCCAACAATACCGCGCCCGATGCAAAGGAGCCGGTGCAGTTCCTGCTGGCTGCGGGCAGCGCTGGTATCGAGGCGGCGACCAACATCGAGGTACAGAAGAGCATCGTCACAATGTATCTCGCGGTCTATGGTGCAACGGCGCTGCTGTGCCTGATCACGTTCCGCAGCGTTCGCGCGACGATCGTCGCACTGATCCCGCTCGTCATCACCACGATCCTCTGCAAGGCGCTGATGGTCTGGCTCGGTATCGGACTCAAGGTCGCGACCCTGCCGGTCATCGCGGTCGGCGTCGGTGTCGGTGTCGACTACGCGCTTTATCTGCTGAGCGTGCAGATTGCCGTCCAGCGCCGCGGGGGAAGCTTGCGCGATGCCTATCGCAAGTCGCTCGATTTCACCGGCAAGGTGGTCGCGTTGGTGGGACTCACGATGGCTGCCGGCGTGATCACCTGGGCATGGTCGCCGATCAAGTTCCAGGCCGACATGGGGATCCTGCTGACGTTCATGTTCCTGTGGAACATGCTCGGTGCCCTGATCCTGATCCCGGCGCTGTCGCATTTCATGCTCAACCCGCGCGAACCGAGCGGCGCACGCGGAACCCTTTTGCGCGCGGCGGCCTGA